catctcaactgtgtgctgatatgtggctgctgcaactacaattacttgtgtattgtggtgcagttgtggCTGTCATATTGCACGgacagaagattcgctttcgcgctAGTGgccatggaaaatttgtctggaatgtcggcgggactgactaaggcaggacattgctagactgattcaaatcatcCCTGGTAATGCTAGCAGATGGGTgtagaataaagtgcagaaggttgtgcaggaactatgccatccccagtgaaacatccgtagttgaaattctggacacactaaaacaaaaactttctgtcgtatgcagtcggttacgacggtatgacgaaagtcattccagacgtgtccagaatgcaacgtatcCGAGGAACCAGAGATcattcaacgaatcccaacagagcgtccagacagtgcagttttcggtgacgaaagcgaaagagtattgaggTGGACTTCGGAGGTTacttgcccagcatgctgagtggattactgCCATGCcactacacctggcatgaattttgcggatgttaccgaaaaggaagtaccacgagccataaacaactcgcTGAACTGGGAGGCCCTGATCTGGATCGGGTACAGAaattctggtataagaaattttccagcgtacacagtcggtgggcacatagcataaatcaggtcattagtcagcCGGGAAAATTTCCACTCTTTCTCAGTGCAGGACCCCGCGgatacaagaccgatcactcgcttagcaaccctctacaaattcataacgtccattattagtggaagagtcaatgcCCACCCCGAGGCTAACACTATTTTGTCCGAGGAGCGAAGGGCTGCCAAGGAGTTGgaaagagcaattcattatcgactTCGTAGTTAGTAGTAGTCGGAcaaacaactagaggccaaaaaaatctctttagttgctatatcaattataccaaagctttcaatagcgtcccgcatacctggctaatcgatgccctacatctgtatcgcattgatccgaaactaataaattttttaGCAACAGTCAGGGTGGCATAAAACCTTATcaatgcgtacatctgagggtgcgaATACTTCAGAGcctaaccctacacggaagggTATCTTTTAGGGGGATtctttgagtcctctttggttttgcatggcacttaaccccctttcatgtctactgaatgatgctagacggcatggttttgcaatcaaatatggcctacgttctGAGTGCCAGCTGACACActtaatgtacttagatgacatcaagctgtatgctggtactgacgagcaccttagaagtctgttgcgaatagtagacatgttcagccctgATATTCggttggagtttggattagacgagtctcaaatccaagccatccgcaaaggttatcacgagccgcatgtcggacataacattggtgacctcaacgtccaagctatgaccgagacagacttctacaaatacctaggaattctgcaaagaactgaactgaattggtgatctgaaggatgctttgttgtccgaattcctgcgacgtgcaaaactggtactgaaatcgcatttctcggggaacaataaaatgaacgcattgaatgcattcgctaTCCCATCACTGGCTTATGGATTCGGAATTTTTCCGTGGACGAACACCGATATGGAATACGTCCAGTAGCGAATACGGACTacaatgtccaaattccgaatgcaccatTCGAAgactgccgtggagcggatggaGCGTAGTTGACGTGGCTgcataacatcatcgccaagtcgactcgctacgcacttatttttacagcaaggagcaggcgagtcccttgcatacggctgtctgtaaggcagactttgGACTGatttcacttaacttgaaggaccgatctttcaatcctctgaatagGGTGAAGTCgggccaagagcggatcgatgaatggaagtcgaagccatagcagccatttgtcgatttgcatttgtcgaacaggtggctgtgtgctgaggagctctttgctgagacagaggCATTCATGTATaccatttaggacggcgtggtcgcaaaccgagtttataaaaagctcgtgatgaaagagcgggtgaagaacgaccagtgcagaatgtgaggTTCAGCGTTGGAGACGTGGACCATGTCATTTCTGACTGAACTGTTATGGCACCAATGCAATACAtgaccaggcataatgctgtatgtaaggtcatCCATCATTCAAGCatgagctgatcacgggaatatatccggtttaccgatacgagccgcaagcagtgcTTGGTAATTCTGCTTgcaacatgtattgggaccggcaaattctaactgaatgaagttctctaacacatttcaaggccctgatccaatatggattgttgcgccaacgattattattactattattaaattctaACTGATCGTGACATTCCACGCAATAAGCCTGACGTtaattgacaagacgggtcgctctgcatatattattgatattgctatcccccataataacaaaatcgaacgaaaatacgtggagaagaaggtaaactatgagccactgactcgggcattcaaagaaatttggtgtctcgagcgggtggttgtagttgccaTAATATCGTCAGCTACAGGAAGTAAGCCATTCACAGCTTCAcagaagtataccattctggatacgtgctcgatgttgcggagagttctCGACGAATTCCCCATTGAGCTACCACCGGCACAGGTAGaaaactcgcgcttcgggtataaagtttttgtgccttatattatcccttatactaCTACTATACTATTCATGCttataagatgaacttaaggtgggttgtcgggtaaatttctaaaatatgaaaatgtattattattaattttatttgacgagatatcggaacgggatgtattttgaggcctagatgccGTAAAGAtacatcaccctgatttttctttcagatttttcacttcattttcgggaagtactaattgagtcctttcctttgatagcccacatgatcatatttggtgacaaaaaatgtacaccccgctttcacatgtatggaggagcccccctcaaattcaacacaaaacagCGCCACTGCGtatatgtaaagagattcacagaccacaccttcttaccaaatttcgtgacaattggtttagccgttttcgagtaaatcgggtgtgtcagacagacattgaatcgattttaataaggttttgtgtttacacaaagccttaaaatgaTTGGAAATGCAAGAGAACaaacgaagaaaagaaaaaagccaaaaaaactaattaattaaattcagtCAGTGGTTTTCACGAATGTCAATTAGTAAATaatatatttcactcgaatttttctccaaaacatatCAATGAATGAGTTTTTTCGCAGTTGTTACTCTTTTTGATCAATGGCTGAAGTTTTCAGAGAATTCAACGCAGAAAGAGTATTTGTGATTTGAACTCTCGATGATACTGTTGAAATAACTTAGAACTAGATCATTAATCTTACCTCATCCATAAAATTGCACACCTGATATGGCACATTTACCTGTAGGGGAAAAGAAAGCTACACAGATATTGACACCAAAAGTGAAAGATAATAATCATATTTTTAACATTTGGACTGGCggtaataatttatttcatgaATATCACAGAAAAAGTACTTATTCTAGCTTGAAACGTCATTTCAAGATAATTTCTGTAATCTGGTTCGAAACTGCAGAAGTAAGAGGAAAACATATTTGCATTCCTATCAAGCAAAGGAATGGTCACCACTTAAATCtagattttaaaaagtttttcaatATTACAAATAAATCTCGGCGAAAATCGGTTCACCttaactattttctttttaaaaattggaACAATGAGATATCATTTCCTTACcagttacatacatatattggaaGCTACTTACATTAATATACaccataataaaattaaatattttagtaTCGTCGTAGTGTTTAGAGCACTTGGTGCTTTACAAATATAACAATATTGTACAATTTTATTAAAGATAGAGCCCCGTCATTCTTCACTCCATCAACATTCTAGTAATTGATtattaatataaaatttacttattttgaaaaacaattgtTTCAATCcaatctaaataataataaacatttgTATAAATGCCTGGCGTATTGGGTGTCGCGCAAAATCTTCCAAAAGACGTTATGCCAATAACATAGTAAGTGCACTTATGATTAGGTACTAATACTTGCAAAGGTCCGCCGGAATCCCCTTGACATGTATCCTTCCCGCCTTCCATATGTGCTGCACAAATTTGACTGTCAGTGATCCCCATTTTAAGGTCATCCTCCAGTCCAACAGAATTGTTGCATGTTTCGTGATCGATCAAATCTAAAACGACCTTCTGTAAATCTTTAGCCTTCCGCCCACGAAACGATAGTCGACCCCATCCAGTAGCAATTGCTTCCGACATAGTTAACTCTGGTGATTGCCAAAGACACGCGGGTCGAATGAACTGATTAAACTGAACAGCTCGATTCAATTCAAATAATGCAATATCATTGTAGAAGGCGTTCTGACGATATTCTGgatgatttattattttttctatgcGGAAATCTTCAAATTTCGTGTATTCTTCTTCTGTAGTGTAAAGGTTGTGCGCTCCAAGTCGAATAACGTCGGGTGGGACTCTAAAATATCGAAAAGAACACTTACATTAATAccataaatatttaatattaatatataagatttaaatgaaaaaaggtTTGAAACTTCTGATAGCTATTCCCAGATCCAAGATAAAGCGGagataatttaaaatatcttgCAATAGATATCGATGTCGGGGTGATATGATAGATAAATGATATAATTATGTATATCATTCTGACCTCATTCTGGGTCAGTCGTCTATTACTTCATATATTATAATCCAAAGGAGGTCCCTATAAAGTATCGTACCTTCGGATCCCAAAAAACTAAATCAGGAAATATATCATATTGAGCCcagtttattttttatatagtcGCTGTAAACATCCATCAATCACACTTAGACCCTATATTGGTTACCGGTGGAAATATTTGGGAACATGGAAGTCGTGACCCCACTTCTCAGGAAACGACATTCAGAACCCATCGAAATTAATCGCTGATGAGGTTTTACGAGAAGAAAGCGCTACCTATTCTCCTCGACTGCGGAGTcagcccatcacgaagtctgggaaaacaatttttatggTTAACAACAAGTTAGGAATATACAACATAcgaaacactccaacattcatGGCCAGCACTCGGGCTGATCAAGAATTCGAGGATGTggaatgagccctctatgtcgaatcatagaataatcagattcgaaatAAAAGGAATAGCAAGAAGTTCCAGGAGAATAGAGAGAGTCCTACTCTTATGCAAGCCATGTCAATAACATAATTCCTCTACAAAAATACGGTGAtttcaggagcgaactggaaccgGATTTGAGAAACTTCAAAAAAGTTGTCATTGTCATATATAAGGCCAGCTGCCCGGCTAAGACGTTCAAGTCATTTAAGGATGTACCTTGGTAGAACAgcaacctagccagaatgagaacagaattccgaaaactcttcaaccgggatAAACAAACTGAACACTGGCGTATAGCAACAcgatcagagaagcaaaacgCAGTGGCTTCAGGGaaatctgtgaagggatcgaacaaccACATAGTCAAAAACAGGGCGATATCCTCTCATTACCTAAAGAACAAAGGTCATTTACCAAGAATGAGAAGGATAGAGTACATATGTAGTACAGAAAAGccacaacattctgcctgataccccaACAACGAGCAAAACGAATAGGAGAAAATGTGTGCTCGAAAGCTAGAGTAAGGTGGACAGTGAGAACCTTTAAActacccggagtagatgacattttcccagcattACTCTAGACGGGCTTAAAACTCATCCCGGAATTCTTTCTAAGGATGGTATGGGCAGCATACCCTTTAGATAGTTACCATGAAGGAGCgagcaaaagtggtcttcattccgaaaCGTTCTAATGCTTAATCCCCTATATCAACgtcaacacgcttactgggcagaacGATTAACCGAAACTGCCTTGCAACCGCTGACGGATGCATCACGGGATGGAATAGAAACGAAAGAAATGGCACTATGTACGAGATACAGGATGCACCCGCAAGGGGTGAGAACACCCTGGCTTTTCGGATGGGCAGAATACTGAAGAGTAGGCAAACAGAAGTACCGACAGCTATgacatgaacactactcaagagTCTCCACCGctcatgtggagtatggtagttgcTGAGCTTCTAGGGgggtaacaaatactggaatacaagtcgagGAGAATACCCTATGTGGTAGAATCTAAACTGGATTAAGAATTAATAGTACTTGATCCAAGAATGTGGCGCTGCGCATCAATTCAGCAAAtctaccatagtaccattcactaggaacttGATTACATAtatcggaaagctacgaggtcTCTGacgacttgcaggtccatagcaggaaaaagatTGGTTTGCTTGAGTATCAGTggggacaatgaggacatgggggcaatgaagacatgccAACATCCCTGGGGGTCTTTCTGGAATTAACTCCTCTCCGTCTTCACATACATACGCAacaaggagggcgatcttcagaatgacTGGAAATTTCAGTGAGGCGAGAAGctccctaaatcgaaggaaaattgatattctttctaggcagtattccgaattactgataccaacggATAACattacaacgaggtttcattttgaCAAGAAATTTAAAACAGGTAAAAGTAACAGAGCAAACTGTGAGAAAGGGATAGTGACCCACTGCTTTAACAACTGATGACCTGGTGCACTGActgatccctcacagcagagtgaGCAGGTGCCAGAGTCGTTCGTCTATGGAAAACATACTTTAAACATATGTGCCCCCTTCATCATCGAAAGGAACTCTACGGGACAGAATATTGCTgttctgatcgacagccaagcagcgattaaggcacttaggtcctaccaggtgaactccaaactaGTATAGGAATGCCCTGAGAGGCTAAACACGCTCGGCTCGTATaataagatctggatactctgtGTTGCAGGCCATGGACTAGCTAGGCAAGAAAATAACAAGGACGTCTCTACAcaaaccagaacccttctgtggaatcgaaaacagGTTCCTGGCTACGACGCTGAAAACTATACTGTCCGaatctaccaggaatggaacagtccaggttGCTCATGTGGGCAAACAAATCCAAGCGCTCGAAAAATTATTTACACCTCacaaaaaagaacctccgactCACAGTACTACACACTGATCAAGGATGCTAGGGATATCGCGATCCTGCGCGGAGAAAGTCGGCACttgggagaatatttaataccaaatgccaattttaaatactttaaagtaggaaatatactaaaattgCTGTCAGTTGTAGGCTTGCTTCACACACTATAGTTAACAAGCATACTCTAACCAGTAATATGGTTATAATAGTTCCTCTAGGAAGCCTTCGTTAACATAATTCATTATTAAGTAGAAAAAGACGGATCTTCCTTTTTCTGCTACAATTCGGTTTATCCTGGCAAATACCTTTTTCGGTGCTCAGTTGTGCTCTTCCTGTGTCTAGCTTCTTCGCAGCAATTTTTCCTTGACAAATTTCCTTAAGCATGGTATTGTCCTGCTGTAATAACATTTTCTCAATCTACAATTGTTTTCCATTTGTTTTTCAGAATATGTGGAAATATGTGTTACTTCGAACCAATGCAAGTGCTCGAAAAAGCAACGGTGATGGAACAAAAATTGCCGGTTCGACTCTAGCGAGACTAACACCTATCATCAGGGAATTAGTCGCAAACAGCCTCTCTGTCGAAGCTGTGATTCAAATaaaagtggaagtggagatCTAGAATATAAGACGCCCTGACTGACTGTAATCATGTTcttattcatattttttgctTCTATACAGATTCAGATTCGCAACGGTTATGCCAAAGAGTGCCTGATATTGAACATGAATAGAGAAAATGTCTCCATGTCTCTATGTTAAATCTAAAACTTCAATTGCAAAttgcggattttatccacgttCAACATGTAAACATGACACAAAGTTACCTGATTTTTAGAAGAAATTTTACAAAGGAACCGGATATATGCCAATGGAGGACCCCCTGTCAGCCCTCTTGATTGACCCGTTTATAATTAAGATTAATAATGACCTGCATTCCAAAAGCTTGTTGAATTGAAACACGGAATACACAAAATGACGTGTCCAGACTCTGAGAAGACTAGTTTCGCTATGTCAGCGGAAACGGCCAGAAAGAATAAAATGAGAAGCACCGCTCTTGAGTCGATACGATGGTAGCACAGCTCATCAATAGGGCTGAGGAGAGAAAACTCGGGCCTGGACAGAAATGATACGTCTAGGATGAAAATGATGTGACCCTGTctattatcatttttttcattaaaatttctattccggccGTTGCAGGGGATTCCTTGCATAAtgcatccaccaaatttcataccaATAGGTGTAGCTATTTTCGAGGAAATTGCAagtgccagacagacagattttgtttctaaacaaaaccttaaaaacgaaaccaACCACCGAAATCAAGAAAAGCAAGCAAGTATTGACAATGTACCTCCGGAACttctgaaaaatgaagaaattgtgTGGAAAGCAGCTCCCAACAACGGAGAACGAAACGGAAAACTTGCAGTTTCGTCTAGGCCAACACATCTTATCAGGCGCTGTCTCACAGGGCATATTTGTGGATATATATAAAATTCGCCATCCACgatcagttcggcctgtcagttacgcttgAACAGTCCGCAGTTGACCAAGCCAGCTAACAAGCAGGCAGGAACGAGGAAGCCAGCGAGAAGCAGTAGGAGCCCAGTGGTGTTGACCAACGACAGCAAAAGAGAGGCGGTCGTGGACAGCATGCCTGTTGAAGCCATAACCAATGAAGACAGAGACAACAACGAATTCAATTTTATACAGTGCAGAAAATGAAATGTACCTGATCTTTTGAAATCCCTgaaagaagcaactcatcagatgctgccacctcgctgccctgagagcagcgtgaccgaaagtcaCGGCAGATGGTAATTAATTGAATTGATTGattaattatattgaagtgaaattcgtCAACTGTTCAATGGTGCGCAGGTGCGTAAAGTGCACTAAGGGCCACCcatagaggggggggggggggggggggtgactaAGGCCCACAACAGAAACGCTCCGCTTCAGTAATTGCGGTGAAAATGAACTGTAAGCTACCGCGGATGTACGGCATACAAAGAAATGGTTGTCAGAATGGAAGCAAGCAAATGAGGCTTCACGAATCAAGCAGTCAGTGACAccgatgtcacaaagcttggcacAACCAGGCGTGTCATAGTCACAAGCTGCTAGGAACTCTCTTCCTATAACTGCATCCCAGACGGTCTCAAATACGCAAAATGAAAACcaagcaaatttcaaaaatttggtcGAAATCCTTGCATCGAGCCAAACCAATGAGCAACGTCTACTCGCTGCTATCAAACTTTTAATGACCTTATAGAATGAAATGTTCTCACATTTAACTCTGAGTGCCTCTGagctcacacgcccaacgtgccattCCCTAAGTGTTGACTGACACTCTGAAATCAAACATATACTGCGTTCAAGGAATCCATCTCAAGAGCGAGCAGTGGAAATGCCCAATCCAGCGGATATAACTTTATCCTGAGACACAAAGTAAATGAGTTCCAATACA
The window above is part of the Hermetia illucens chromosome 3, iHerIll2.2.curated.20191125, whole genome shotgun sequence genome. Proteins encoded here:
- the LOC119651854 gene encoding serine protease snake-like gives rise to the protein MCGGSLISEYFVLTAAHCGQVRGVPPDVIRLGAHNLYTTEEEYTKFEDFRIEKIINHPEYRQNAFYNDIALFELNRAVQFNQFIRPACLWQSPELTMSEAIATGWGRLSFRGRKAKDLQKVVLDLIDHETCNNSVGLEDDLKMGITDSQICAAHMEGGKDTCQGDSGGPLQVLVPNHKCTYYVIGITSFGRFCATPNTPGIYTNVYYYLDWIETIVFQNK